In Polaribacter sp. L3A8, a genomic segment contains:
- a CDS encoding diacylglycerol kinase family protein, with protein sequence MKNPNDSFLRGRLRSFKFALRGMWLLTTTEDSIKAQLFIAILATILGFYFKISNVEWMFQFIVIGLVLVAEALNTAIEKMADFVHPDYHEKIGFIKDIAAGAPSFAAFTSLIIAGFIYLPKIALLF encoded by the coding sequence ATGAAGAATCCTAATGATAGCTTTTTAAGAGGAAGACTTCGTAGTTTTAAGTTTGCATTGAGAGGAATGTGGCTTTTAACAACTACTGAAGATAGCATTAAAGCACAACTATTTATTGCTATTCTTGCTACTATTTTAGGTTTTTATTTTAAGATTTCTAATGTAGAATGGATGTTTCAGTTTATTGTAATCGGGCTCGTTTTAGTTGCTGAAGCTTTAAACACCGCCATAGAAAAAATGGCTGATTTTGTACATCCAGATTATCATGAGAAAATAGGTTTTATAAAAGATATAGCTGCAGGTGCACCAAGCTTTGCAGCTTTTACTTCATTAATTATTGCGGGTTTTATATACCTGCCTAAAATAGCGTTACTATTTTAA
- the tpx gene encoding thiol peroxidase — MANITLKGNAINTIGSLPETGTKAPDFKLTGADLSQKSLSDFSGKKVILNIFPSVDTGTCATSVREFNKKAADLENTVVLCISKDLPFAQARFCGAEGIDNVVMLSDFADGNFGLSYKLEIADGPLAHLHSRAIVIIDENGKVIYTEQVSEIVDEPNYTAALNVI; from the coding sequence ATGGCAAATATCACATTAAAAGGAAATGCAATAAACACAATAGGTAGTTTACCAGAAACAGGAACTAAAGCTCCTGACTTTAAGTTAACTGGCGCAGATTTATCTCAAAAAAGTTTATCAGATTTTTCTGGTAAAAAAGTAATTTTAAATATTTTTCCAAGTGTAGACACAGGTACTTGTGCTACGTCTGTTAGAGAATTTAACAAAAAAGCAGCAGATTTAGAAAACACAGTAGTTTTATGTATTTCTAAAGATTTACCATTTGCTCAGGCTCGTTTTTGTGGTGCAGAAGGTATTGATAATGTAGTTATGTTATCTGATTTTGCTGATGGAAACTTTGGGTTGTCTTACAAATTAGAAATTGCAGATGGTCCTTTAGCTCATTTACACTCTAGAGCAATTGTTATTATTGATGAAAATGGTAAAGTAATTTATACAGAACAAGTTTCTGAAATTGTGGACGAACCAAATTACACAGCTGCTTTAAACGTAATTTAG
- a CDS encoding fasciclin domain-containing protein codes for MKTLNFLKATVLVFSIFISQNFLAQEKSKMVGGAEMYPSKNIVENAVNSKDHTTLVAAVKAADLVDVLTSEGPFTVFAPTNKAFNMLPEGTVSTLLMADNKMKLQIILKYHVVAGKWNAKEIIALIKKGKGKAAIKTVSGGTITAWMKGKNVYISDENGGKAKVTIADVNQSNGVIHVIDAVLLPRPTM; via the coding sequence ATGAAAACTTTAAATTTTTTAAAAGCAACAGTTCTAGTATTTAGTATATTTATCAGTCAAAATTTTCTTGCACAAGAAAAATCAAAAATGGTTGGAGGAGCAGAAATGTATCCTTCTAAAAACATTGTAGAAAATGCGGTAAACTCTAAAGACCATACCACTTTGGTTGCAGCGGTTAAAGCAGCAGATTTAGTAGATGTTCTAACTAGTGAAGGTCCTTTTACTGTTTTTGCACCAACAAACAAGGCTTTTAACATGTTACCAGAAGGCACTGTAAGCACTTTGTTAATGGCAGATAATAAAATGAAGTTGCAAATAATTTTAAAATACCATGTTGTTGCAGGTAAATGGAATGCGAAAGAAATTATCGCATTGATAAAAAAAGGAAAGGGTAAAGCTGCTATTAAAACAGTAAGTGGTGGAACAATTACTGCTTGGATGAAAGGCAAAAACGTTTATATTTCTGATGAAAACGGAGGGAAAGCTAAAGTTACTATTGCAGATGTAAATCAATCTAACGGAGTTATTCATGTTATTGATGCTGTTTTATTACCAAGACCAACAATGTAG
- a CDS encoding peptidylprolyl isomerase, giving the protein MNNGIYAKFTTPKGEILVQLEHEKTPGTVGNFVALTEGNLENAVKEQGTPYYDGLKFHRVIPEFMVQGGCPQGSGTGNPGYKFDDEFHPDLKHDAPGKLAMANSGPATNGSQFYITHVPTPWLDGKHTVFGSVIEGQDVVDAIAQGDEITTVEIIKVGAEAEAFNAVEAFRTFEGSREKREAAEIAKQKALLDTVAAGYDETASGLRYQILQKGDGKKATKGAGVSVHYKGQLLDGTVFDSSYKRKEPIDFNVGVGQVIAGWDEGILLLQVGDKARFVIPSNLAYGSAGAGGVIPPDATLIFDVELMAVK; this is encoded by the coding sequence ATGAATAACGGAATTTATGCAAAATTCACCACTCCAAAAGGTGAGATTTTAGTACAATTAGAACACGAAAAAACTCCTGGAACTGTTGGTAATTTTGTTGCTTTAACAGAAGGTAATTTAGAAAATGCTGTAAAAGAGCAAGGAACTCCTTATTATGACGGATTAAAATTCCACAGAGTAATTCCAGAATTTATGGTACAAGGTGGTTGTCCACAAGGTTCAGGTACTGGTAACCCAGGTTATAAATTTGATGATGAATTTCATCCAGATTTAAAACATGATGCTCCTGGTAAATTAGCAATGGCTAATTCTGGACCTGCAACAAACGGAAGTCAGTTTTACATTACCCACGTTCCTACTCCATGGTTAGACGGTAAACATACTGTTTTTGGTTCTGTAATAGAAGGACAAGATGTTGTTGATGCAATTGCGCAAGGAGATGAAATAACAACTGTAGAAATTATTAAAGTTGGTGCAGAAGCAGAAGCTTTTAATGCGGTTGAAGCTTTTAGAACTTTTGAAGGATCTAGAGAAAAGCGTGAAGCTGCTGAAATAGCAAAACAAAAAGCATTGTTAGATACAGTTGCTGCTGGTTATGACGAAACTGCAAGTGGTTTGCGTTACCAAATTTTACAAAAAGGTGATGGAAAAAAAGCAACAAAAGGCGCTGGAGTTTCTGTACACTATAAAGGTCAATTATTAGACGGTACTGTTTTTGATTCTTCTTACAAGAGAAAAGAACCAATCGACTTTAATGTTGGTGTAGGTCAGGTTATTGCTGGTTGGGATGAAGGAATTTTATTATTACAAGTTGGCGATAAAGCTCGTTTTGTAATTCCTTCTAATTTAGCGTATGGTTCTGCAGGTGCAGGAGGAGTAATTCCACCAGATGCAACACTTATTTTTGATGTTGAATTAATGGCTGTAAAATAA
- a CDS encoding MATE family efflux transporter, protein MNISQYTSEFKYNWKLAAPVMLGMLGHTFVSFVDNIMVGQMGTAQLAAVSLGNSFMFIAMSIGIGFSTAITPLIAEADSSGNIQEARSTYKSGLFLCTTLGIALFLGVYFSKPFMYLMKQPKEVVELAIPYLDLVAFSLIPLIIFQAIKQFSDGMSMTKYPMYATLIANIVNIVLNYLLIFGKFGFPEMGIVGAAYGTLISRIIMVIYLWLLLRYKERSAEIVKNIKFFVLDILTIKKIVNLGSLSAMQMFFEVAIFTAAVWLSGLLGKNPQAANQIALNLSSMTFMVATGLSVAAMIRVGNQKGLQNYKELRRIAFSIFLLGVLLAMFFALLFFVFHESLPMIYVDLNDTANYVDNMEVVSIASSLLLAAAFFQISDSIQVVFLGALRGLQDVKVPTILTFISYWIVGFPVSYYFGSEEMYGSFGIWLGLLAGLTTASILLFIRFNRLTLKLIREKE, encoded by the coding sequence GTGAATATTTCTCAATATACATCAGAATTTAAATACAATTGGAAGCTTGCAGCACCTGTAATGTTAGGTATGTTAGGGCATACTTTTGTGAGTTTTGTAGATAATATTATGGTTGGGCAAATGGGAACAGCGCAATTGGCTGCAGTTTCTTTAGGAAACAGTTTTATGTTTATTGCAATGTCTATAGGTATTGGTTTTTCTACAGCTATTACACCATTAATTGCAGAAGCAGACTCGTCTGGTAATATACAAGAAGCAAGGTCTACTTATAAAAGTGGCTTGTTTTTATGTACAACTTTGGGGATTGCTTTATTTTTAGGGGTTTATTTTTCTAAACCTTTTATGTATTTAATGAAACAGCCAAAAGAGGTTGTAGAATTGGCTATTCCGTATTTAGATTTGGTTGCCTTTTCATTAATTCCATTAATTATTTTTCAAGCTATTAAGCAATTTAGTGATGGTATGTCTATGACAAAATACCCAATGTATGCTACCTTAATAGCAAATATTGTAAATATTGTTTTAAATTATTTATTAATTTTCGGAAAATTTGGTTTTCCAGAGATGGGTATTGTTGGCGCAGCTTATGGTACGTTAATTTCTAGAATTATAATGGTTATTTACTTATGGCTATTACTTCGTTATAAAGAAAGATCTGCAGAAATAGTAAAAAATATAAAGTTCTTTGTTTTAGATATTTTAACAATAAAAAAAATTGTTAATTTAGGTTCTTTAAGCGCTATGCAAATGTTTTTTGAAGTCGCTATTTTTACTGCTGCAGTTTGGTTAAGTGGTTTGTTAGGGAAGAATCCGCAAGCGGCAAATCAAATAGCATTAAACTTATCTTCTATGACATTTATGGTTGCAACTGGGTTAAGTGTTGCTGCTATGATTAGAGTAGGGAATCAGAAAGGGTTGCAGAATTATAAAGAATTGCGTAGAATTGCTTTTTCTATCTTTTTATTAGGAGTTTTATTAGCAATGTTTTTTGCATTACTTTTCTTTGTTTTTCATGAAAGTTTACCAATGATTTATGTAGATTTAAATGACACTGCAAATTATGTAGATAATATGGAGGTAGTTTCCATTGCTTCTAGCTTATTATTAGCAGCAGCATTCTTTCAAATATCAGATAGTATACAAGTTGTGTTTTTAGGTGCTTTACGTGGTTTGCAAGACGTGAAAGTGCCTACAATTCTTACTTTTATTTCTTATTGGATTGTAGGTTTTCCTGTTTCTTATTATTTTGGAAGCGAAGAAATGTATGGTAGTTTTGGAATTTGGTTAGGTTTGCTTGCTGGTTTAACAACAGCTTCTATTTTGTTGTTTATAAGGTTTAATAGATTAACTTTAAAGTTAATAAGAGAAAAAGAATAA